One region of Gossypium raimondii isolate GPD5lz chromosome 6, ASM2569854v1, whole genome shotgun sequence genomic DNA includes:
- the LOC105773056 gene encoding serine/threonine-protein kinase CTR1 — MPHRTTYFFPRQFPDRGVETSTKQLLDHEKKVDKETSAVAATTAASENDRSKSISRAAAQKEFAVEAVKPDYSPLSDLFTDEKLQAKKQQLAAFRDLLFKKKTTTDRSRYVKPSITDHHHEDRELLLPPEPAPTPPPPVPETAVVVNDLSVDRNFDRQVSLPRFSSGSSYEGSLFSGTTLDCNLSSEVKDTWTKDSSPAAVPATGEVQEPGSEEKKDSLALKSKESYYLQIMLARRLTSHASLLSEPLLLQEFCGPGATDAETVSYRLWVSGCLSYSDKISDGFYSILGMNPYLWVMCNEFEEGRRLPPLMSLKEIEPNETSMEVVLVDKRGDNRLKELEDKAQELYCASENTLVLVEKLGKLVAIYMGGTFPVEQGDLHKRWKLVSARLQDFHKCIVLPIGSLSIGLCRHRAILFKKLADYIGLPCRIAKGCKYCAADHRSSCLVKIEDDRQSSREYVVDLVGEPGNVHGPDSSINGGFLSAMPSPFQISHLKEFQQPSMDNSSYCQIIDSKSSSSHYGNPLHSGGVEKSQQLKDNGLLGNQKPSIHAATDRDSFGKGMPLETAAGSTMNSRHCRDKVAKEQTLKEEIGLSGSPVVKSEKQLKVNLPSQSDLEEIGAELDNQGRFSTVSIPRYLHLEPSLAMDWLEISWDELRIKERVGAGSFGTVHRAEWHGSDVAVKVLTVQDFHDDQLKEFLREVAIMKRVRHPNVVLFMGAVTKRPHLSIVTEYLPRGSLYRLIHRPSAGETLDQRRRLRMALDVAKGINYLHCLTPPIVHWDLKSPNLLVDKNWTVKVCDFGLSRFKGGTFISSKSVAGTPEWMAPEFLRGEPSNEKSDVYSFGVILWELITMQQPWNGLSPAQVVGAVAFQNRKLAIPPNTSPKLVSLMESCWADDPAQRPSFGNIVITLKKLLKSPL; from the exons ATGCCTCATCGAACGACTTACTTCTTCCCTAGGCAATTTCCCGATCGTGGGGTCGAAACATCTACGAAACAACTATTGGATCACGAGAAAAAGGTCGATAAAGAAACATCAGCCGTAGCTGCTACAACAGCGGCTAGTGAAAATGACCGGAGCAAGTCGATCTCAAGGGCGGCTGCTCAGAAAGAGTTTGCGGTGGAAGCTGTTAAGCCTGATTACTCGCCGTTGTCGGATCTTTTCACCGACGAGAAGCTTCAAGCTAAGAAACAACAGCTCGCTGCTTTCCGCGATTTGTTATTCAAGAAAAAAACTACTACTGACAGATCACGTTACGTGAAACCGTCGATTACTGATCATCATCATGAAGATCGCGAGTTGTTGTTACCTCCAGAGCCAGCTCCGACGCCTCCTCCTCCTGTGCCGGAAACCGCCGTCGTTGTTAATGACCTTAGTGTTGACCGAAACTTTGACCGCCAGGTATCACTGCCGAGGTTCTCGAGTGGTAGCAGTTATGAAGGGAGCTTGTTTTCTGGGACGACATTGGATTGTAACTTGTCAAGTGAGGTTAAAGATACATGGACTAAGGACTCATCTCCAGCGGCTGTGCCGGCGACAGGGGAAGTACAGGAACCGGGGTCGGAGGAGAAAAAAGATAGCTTAGCTCTCAAGTCAAAGGAGAGTTATTATTTGCAGATTATGCTAGCTAGAAGGCTTACTTCTCACGCAAGTCTCCTCAGTGAACCCTTGCTTTTACAAGAGTTTTGCGGACCTGGTGCCACCGATGCAGAAACTGTCTCTTATCGTCTATGG GTTAGTGGGTGTTTATCCTATAGTGATAAGATTTCAGATGGTTTTTATAGTATTCTTGGGATGAATCCATATCTATGGGTGATGTGTAATGAGTTTGAAGAAGGAAGACGCTTACCACCTTTAATGTCCCTTAAAGAAATTGAACCCAACGAGACATCTATGGAGGTTGTTCTTGTTGATAAACGCGGGGATAACCGTCTCAAAGAACTCGAAGATAAAGCACAAGAGTTATATTGTGCTTCAGAAAATACCTTAGTGTTGGTTGAGAAGCTTGGAAAACTTGTTGCTATATACATGGG GGGAACTTTTCCGGTGGAGCAAGGGGATCTTCACAAACGCTGGAAATTGGTCAGTGCGAGATTGCAGGATTTTCATAAGTGTATTGTACTTCCCATTGGCAGCCTATCCATTGGACTTTGCAGGCATCGTGCAATCCTCTTTAAG AAATTGGCAGATTATATAGGCTTGCCGTGTAGGATTGCTAAAGGATGCAAATATTGTGCAGCAGATCATCGTTCTTCTTGCCTTGTTAAAATTGAAGATGACCGACAGTCATCAAG GGAATATGTAGTTGATCTTGTTGGGGAGCCAGGAAATGTGCATGGTCCAGATTCATCTATCAATGGAGGATTCCTTTCTGCCATGCCTTCACCATTTCAAATTTCTCATCTTAAAGAATTCCAGCAACCTTCCATGGATAATTCATCTTACTGTCAGATAATAGACTCAAAGAGTTCTAGTTCTCATTATGGGAATCCTCTACATTCTG GTGGCGTTGAGAAATCTCAGCAGTTGAAGGACAATGGTTTGCTTGGAAACCAAAAGCCATCAATACATGCAGCAACTGACCGAGATTCTTTTGGAAAGGGGATGCCTTTGGAAACAGCAGCTGGATCAACAATGAATTCTAGACATTGCAGAGATAAAGTTGCCAAAGAACAAACACTTAAAGAAGAAATTGGTTTATCTGGAAGTCCAGTGGTAAAAAGTGAAAAGCAGTTGAAAGTTAACTTACCTAGTCAGTCAGATCTAGAGGAGATAGGAGCTGAACTTGATAATCAAGGCAGGTTCTCCACTGTTTCCATCCCGAGATATCTACATCTTGAACCTTCTCTTGCAATGGACTGGCTTGAGATATCATGGGATGAATTGCGTATTAAGGAGCGTGTTGGTGCTG GCTCATTTGGAACAGTTCATCGTGCTGAGTGGCATGGATCG GATGTTGCTGTCAAAGTCTTGACTGTCCAAGATTTTCATGATGATCAGTTGAAAGAGTTTCTGAGAGAG GTTGCTATAATGAAACGTGTTCGACATCCAAATGTGGTCCTTTTTATGGGTGCTGTTACAAAAAGACCTCATCTGTCAATTGTGACAGAGTATCTTCCGAG GGGTAGTTTATACCGCCTCATTCATAGGCCTAGTGCTGGAGAAACACTTGATCAGAGGCGGCGATTGCGTATGGCATTGGATGTG GCCAAGGGGATCAACTATCTTCATTGCCTTACTCCTCCCATAGTTCACTGGGATCTCAAGTCACCCAACCTGTTGGTTGATAAGAACTGGACAGTTAAG GTGTGTGATTTTGGATTGTCTAGATTCAAAGGGGGCacttttatatcatcaaaatctGTGGCGGGAACA cCTGAGTGGATGGCTCCAGAATTCCTTCGCGGAGAGCCTTCAAATGAAAAATCTGATGTTTACAGTTTCGGAGTAATCCTATGGGAACTTATTACCATGCAACAACCATGGAATGGACTCAGTCCTGCCCAG GTGGTTGGTGCTGTAGCTTTCCAGAATAGGAAGCTTGCCATTCCTCCTAACACCTCCCCCAAGTTGGTTTCCCTCATGGAATCTTGTTGGGCCGA TGATCCCGCTCAACGGCCGTCTTTTGGTAATATAGTAATAACACTAAAGAAGTTGCTAAAATCTCCATTGTAG
- the LOC105772411 gene encoding uncharacterized protein LOC105772411 encodes MATKLKNMNQAMIFHALLGLLVGIIARTYFHGSQNNEIGSYLDELAGSTVIRSIKDGFVRLAVKFLHFFIAKWLQFRYLGSLLFAPSPMSLLFWVAFTRSISSMADNPFPL; translated from the exons ATGGCAACCAAATTGAAGAACATGAACCAGGCTATGATATTCCATGCCCTGCTTGGACTACTTGTTGGTATCATCGCTCGCACTTATTTTCATGGGTCACAAAACAATGAAATTGGAAGCTATCTTG ATGAACTTGCTGGAAGCACTGTGATAAGAAGTATCAAGGATGGATTTGTTAGATTGGCAGTCAAATTCCTCCATTTCTTCATTGCTAAGTGGTTACAGTTTAGATATTTGGGATCCCTGCTTTTTGCACCTTCACCAATGTCTTTGTTATTCTGGGTTGCATTTACAAGATCAATCTCATCAATGGCTGATAATCCTTTTCCTCTGtaa
- the LOC105773788 gene encoding geranylgeranyl transferase type-2 subunit alpha 1 — protein sequence MHGRPRKAPKPEDEAASSAKAQKLRALQTQFFSFHHNKIYTKEAVELSAKLLEINPESYTAWNYRKLAVEHYLNLPDCNPDSIKSVLDDELRVVENALRQNFKSYGAWHHRKWVLSKGHSSIDNELRLLDKFQKADSRNFHAWNYRRFVAESMKRSEQDELKYTEDMIYANFSNYSAWHNRSVLLSALFDKKAEGFLLKEKVLPEEYEFIHQAIFTDPDDQSGWFYHLWLLDQTVTTDSPLLASSWPGHGSDVLLVGDRCYNGSAFSPFSALHSDSGSFPIVLYFNQPVRGVNSSTVTVECGFNKNEDLLWKPLSASNSQTARVWVAHLKVPSSDLHSTVEVSVGHTKGIISTRGFEYSHPSMLSFKVHVQPMERDSSQVSVAESISLREENFKVYGKQSEESIIDSFDQLIIKNGRETTASNWRFEALAKEIECFRELLSLVDCKIGKLTLARLLKAYDAMSYPFANKLVHSEEVLELYSDLMKLDRTHYQFYKDERSIVLLQKVTSSKGSLLQHCFQYKDSVSSAICGPICLRLNNLSLSRMGAFEKLLWVEMLDLSHNELQSIEGLEAMQLLSCLSLRNNKLRSLTALEPLRKLKLLRILDISYNQIGDHSIDTTRYVCSSPLSHSVGSELNRDETVTSDVALINNWEAFYIFKDFNLNQLDIVGNTIADEKFKSVLVKIMPKLKQLDGKLLD from the exons ATGCATGGCCGGCCCCGAAAAGCACCGAAACCTGAAGATGAAGCGGCTTCGTCTGCCAAAGCCCAGAAGCTACGCGCTCTCCAAACTCAATTCTTCTCCTTTCAccataataaaat TTACACCAAAGAGGCGGTTGAACTTAGTGCCAAGCTTCTTGAGATCAATCCTGAATCGTACACCGCTTGGAACTATAGGAAACTCGCTGTTGAGCACTATCTGAATCTGCCCGATTGTAATCCTGACTCGATCAAGTCTGTTCTAGATGATGAACTCAGAGTG GTCGAGAACGCATTGAGGCAAAATTTTAAGTCATATGGAGCATGGCATCATCGAAAATGGGTTCTCAGCAAGGGCCATTCATCGATCGATAATGAGCTGAGATTGCTGGACAAGTTCCAGAAGGCTGATTCTCGTAATTTCCATGCATGGAATTATAGGAG ATTTGTTGCAGAGTCAATGAAGAGATCAGAACAGGATGAATTGAAATATACTGAGGATATGATTTACGCAAATTTTAGCAACTACTCTGCATGGCATAATCGAAG TGTATTGTTGTCTGCTTTATTTGACAAAAAGGCTGAAGGATTTCTCTTGAAAGAGAAGGTCTTGCCAGAGGAATATGAATTCATACACCAAGCCATATTTACAGACCCTGATGATCAAAGTGGATGGTTTTATCATCTTTGGCTACTAGACCAAACAGTTACAACTGACTCTCCTCTCCTTGCTTCATCTTGGCCTGGTCATGGTTCTGATGTCCTTCTAGTGGGAGATAGATGCTATAATGGTTCTgcattttctccattttcagcTTTGCATTCTGATTCAGGGTCATTTCCCattgttctttattttaatcaacCTGTTAGGGGTGTAAACTCATCTACAGTTACCGTTGAATGtggatttaataaaaatgaagatCTTCTTTGGAAACCACTTTCTGCAAGTAACTCACAAACTGCACGAGTTTGGGTTGCACATTTAAAAGTTCCATCTTCAGATCTTCATTCTACAGTTGAAGTTAGTGTTGGACATACTAAGGGAATCATTTCAACAAGAGGGTTTGAATATAGCCATCCTTCAATGCTTTCATTTAAAGTACATGTACAGCCTATGGAAAGAGATTCCTCTCAAGTTTCAGTTGCAGAAAGTATTTCattgagagaagaaaattttaaggtCTATGGAAAACAATCGGAGGAATCAATTATTGACTCTTTTGATCAACTAATTATCAAGAATGGTCGTGAAACAACTGCATCTAACTGGCGTTTTGAGGCTTTAGCTAAAGAGATTGAATGCTTCCGTGAACTGTTATCGTTGGTGGACTG TAAAATTGGAAAGCTTACACTTGCTAGATTACTGAAGGCTTATGATGCAATGTCATATCCGTTCGCTAACAAACTGGTGCATTCAGAAGAAGTTCTTGAGCTGTATAGTGATTTGATGAAATTGGATCGAACACATTACCAGTTCTACAAGGATGAACGTAGCATTGTCTTGCTACAGAAG GTGACATCTAGTAAAGGGTCTTTACTTCAACATTGCTTTCAGTATAAGGACTCGGTTTCATCAGCTATATGTGGTCCTATCTGTCTCCGGCTGAATAACTTATCACTATCACGGATGGGAGCTTTTGAGAAATTATTGTGGGTCGAAATGTTAGATCTCAGCCACAATGAACTACAATCAATTGAAG GATTGGAAGCTATGCAGCTCCTCTCTTGTTTGAGTTTGAGAAACAATAAACTGAGAAGTTTAACTGCTCTGGAGCCTTTGAGAAAGCTCAAGTTGTTAAGAATACTGGATATTTCATACAACCAGATTGGTGATCATTCTATTGACACAACAAGGTACGTGTGCTCTTCTCCTTTGTCTCATTCAGTTGGAAGTGAATTGAACAGGGATGAAACCGTGACCAGCGATGTTGCTCTTATTAACAATTGGGAggctttttatatttttaaagactTCAACTTGAATCAATTAGATATAGTGGGGAACACAATTGCTGATGAAAAGTTTAAGTCAGTTCTGGTTAAGATTATGCCTAAACTTAAGCAACTAGATGGCAAACTCTTAGATTGA